GCTGATCGATGCGCATTCGTACTGGGTCTACGGCTATTTCGAGGAAACCAAGCTGCCGCAGGTGCACGTCGGCGATCCGGCCGAAATCCGGCTGCTGTCCGGCGGGCCGTCGTTGAGCGGGCACGTCGAAAGCGTCGCGCGCGGCATCAGCGATCGCGACAATCCGGCCGGCTCGACACTGCTTGCCGACGTCAACCCGATCTTCACGTGGGTGCGGCTCGCGCAGCGCGTGCCGGTCCGGATCCGGCTGGACGGCATGCCGCCCGACGGCTTCCTCGCAGCGGGCACGACCTGCACGGTCACGCTGCGCCCGGCGCCGCGTGCGACGACGCACAGCGCGCCGACGGATGCGCGCCCGTGATGCCGTGGCCTGATCCGTCGCACGCAGGCACGCCGGTGTTCGATATCGGGCAACACGGTGTTCTTCGCCCCGTGCCTTCCGGTGCCTGCGCACGCGCTTTTACACTGGGCATGCGTCGACGATCCGCACGGCTCGTCAATCCCGTGCACCGTCTGGCGGCGAATTCCGTACCGACCGCGTCGATTGCGCGCGGTTCGGCTCGATCCCGATCGACACCATCCCCGTTGGCCGGCAGGAGACTCGCAATGGCATTCAGCGTAACTAACGAAGTTCGGCGTTTCGCCCGGCGCACCGCAGGTGATCGATCATGCTGACCGTCTCTTCCGTCGGCATCGCGCCGCGCGCCGCGTCGCCCGGGCGCAGCCAGATTCATGTCACGCTGCTCGAGTGGTCGCACGATGAGCTGCTCGTGCGCTGGGTCGAAAGCGGCCGCCTGCACTACGGCGAACAGAAATGGCGACGCGCGGTTGCGCGGCGCGATGGACGGTGCGCGTATTCGGGCCGCACGATCGTGCAGGGCGACGCCGTGTTCCGTCCGACCGGCCGGCCGCGCCCGGCGAATCACCTGGCGATGATCGCGGCCGACGCGATCGCGTCGCTCGATGCGTGATGTGCGCAGCGGTGCTGGCTGCGTCGGGAACCCGCTTGCTCGAACCGGCGCTGCCGGGAGCGAAAGCGACGTTCCGCGCAACGCCTCTTTCGCACTCCGGATGCTGCTTCGCAGGCGTTTTCACCGGCTTCGTTGATCACCGGGCGACAGTGCGTCACGCGTGTGCCCGCTTATCGTTCGAGGTGATCGCGCGTATCGTCAACGCATGCTGTCTGATCCCGGTGGCGTCATCGGTATCGCTCGCCAACCGGCAGTCCACGCTCGTATGAGCGTGGACGTTGAAAAAAGGAAACTGATCATGGAATTCGTACTGGACCACTCGCTCGACGACGACACCGCACGCGCCGTCGAACATGAAATCTGGCGCGTCGATCCCGACGCGAAAGTCGAGATCGATCGCGCGACGTCGCACGTGAAGGTCGACTCGTGGCTGTTCCCCGAGGAATTCGTCGTCGCGTTCGAGGACGCGGGCTACAGCGTCAGGATCAAGGATCACTGACAGTCGCCGGCATGGCTGCCACCTGCCGGCGAGCGTCGCTCACTCGCCGATCTTGAACGCCGGAAGCTGCTGCCCGAGCCGTGCGCCCATTTCCGCGCCGAGCGCCTGCAGCGCATTGAGCGGGCGAATCATGACCTCGAACTCGACAATGCGCCCGGCGTCGTCGAAACGGATCATGTCGATCCCCTTCAACCGTTTGTCGGCAAGCGTCGCACTGAATTCCAGCACGACGCTCGTGCCGTCGACGTCGACGAACTCGCGGTGGTATTCGAAGTTCTCGAGGATCGTAACCACCGTGCGCAGCGCCAACAGCAGCGCGGGCGCAGGGCCGTATGGCTTGAACGCCATCGGCGAGCGGAACACGGCGTCCGGATGGACGATCGTGTCGAGTTCGCCGAAGTCCTTGCGCGCGATCATCGCGTGCCACGCGTCGAGCGATTTCGCGGCGGCGGGATGCAGATTCGATAGCGGTTGCATGTTCAACGTCTCCGGTAACATCACACAAAAACATCTCGATCGAAGGCGGCGCCCGATCGGACTGCCGCCGCGCGGTCCGACGTCGGCGTGATCACGCATCCGGCAGGATCACGACCTTGCCCTTGACCTGCCGGTTCGCCATGCGCGCAATCGCGCCGGCCGCACCGGCCAGCGACACGCGCTCGGTGATCGCGGGCCGCACCTTGCCGGCCGCGAACCATTGCGCGAGCTGGCGCATGTTTGCCGCGTGCGGCGCTGGATCGCGCCGCACCGCGTCGCCCCAGAATACGCCAAGGATATCGCGCTCCTTGAGCAGCGTGAGGTTCAATGCGAGCGTCGGGATCTCACCGGCCGCGAAGCCGACCACGAGGAACCGGCCGCGCCATGCGGTCGCGCGCTGCGCCGCCTCGCTGTACGCGCCGCCGACCGGATCGTAGACGACGTCCGCGCCGCGCCCGCCGGTCAGTTCGTCGACGCGGCGCCGCAGGTCTTCGGTCGCATAGTCGATCGTGTCGTCGGCGCGCAACGCAGGCGCACCGGCCTGCACCGCGACACCGTCCGTCATCCGCGCAGCGCGGCGCTCAGAACCACCCGTCGCGCATGTCGAGCGTCGTCGTATCGACACTCGCCAGCAGA
This window of the Burkholderia cepacia GG4 genome carries:
- a CDS encoding DUF3331 domain-containing protein, with the protein product MLTVSSVGIAPRAASPGRSQIHVTLLEWSHDELLVRWVESGRLHYGEQKWRRAVARRDGRCAYSGRTIVQGDAVFRPTGRPRPANHLAMIAADAIASLDA
- a CDS encoding nuclear transport factor 2 family protein, producing MQPLSNLHPAAAKSLDAWHAMIARKDFGELDTIVHPDAVFRSPMAFKPYGPAPALLLALRTVVTILENFEYHREFVDVDGTSVVLEFSATLADKRLKGIDMIRFDDAGRIVEFEVMIRPLNALQALGAEMGARLGQQLPAFKIGE